Proteins encoded in a region of the Teredinibacter purpureus genome:
- a CDS encoding GNAT family N-acetyltransferase, which translates to MNEHCDVLVADYSNTCHQAAIADLMQGYSGDLMGGGSALPREHCAKISKALETFGHAVTVLAFSKESSNLPLGIATSITSFSTFYLKPVLNLHDVYVVPAARKLGVGKALLEATTAVALRSGCCKLTLEVLTHNTPAKRLYEKFGFQPYQLAGEAGTAEFWEKSLAAL; encoded by the coding sequence TTGAATGAGCATTGTGATGTGCTAGTAGCTGACTATTCGAATACTTGTCATCAGGCGGCTATTGCAGATCTGATGCAGGGCTATTCTGGTGATTTGATGGGAGGAGGGAGCGCTTTGCCTAGGGAGCATTGCGCGAAAATAAGTAAAGCTCTTGAGACGTTTGGTCACGCTGTTACGGTATTGGCTTTCTCAAAGGAGAGCAGTAATTTGCCCTTAGGCATTGCAACGTCTATTACGTCTTTTTCTACTTTTTATTTAAAACCTGTTTTAAATTTACATGATGTTTATGTCGTACCTGCCGCGCGAAAGTTAGGTGTCGGTAAGGCCTTATTAGAGGCAACGACCGCCGTTGCTCTGCGATCGGGTTGCTGTAAGTTAACCTTGGAGGTGCTGACCCATAATACACCGGCTAAACGTTTGTATGAAAAGTTTGGTTTTCAGCCCTATCAATTGGCAGGCGAGGCGGGCACCGCCGAGTTTTGGGAGAAATCTCTAGCCGCGCTTTAG
- the nhaD gene encoding sodium:proton antiporter NhaD encodes MTVLILFLAATAMLAIALEEVIHLNKAKSTLLLGCVSWMCLFIHANNTGDLIAINHALNENLLDIATLWLFLMSTMTFVAYLNARGLISGLVLRVLPNSTSLRSLTIFITVFSLVLSMLCDNITATLVSIAVVQSFKLTTREKVRLCVLSVYAVNSGGVILITGDVTTLMIFSNGHVSISELLTLIVPSLCGVFALMVMFLLHPNKAVEADTKIQPIRKLDIAIAVLFFGTITATMGLSLFYSVPPVLTFLTGLSMLFMLGGVANHFDSEIHLMEYIRKIQFDTLLFFLGILLIVGALKEVGILTWLTKIYLSMNPNISSALMGGLSSLLDNVPLTAALLKAEPILTTKQWLSLVYAVGVGGSILVIGSAAGIVAMSKVKEITFFSYLRYAPHLILAYLVGYGVTLL; translated from the coding sequence ATGACTGTACTGATTCTGTTTCTCGCGGCAACCGCGATGCTGGCCATAGCCTTAGAAGAGGTTATTCACCTAAACAAAGCCAAGAGCACCCTACTCCTCGGCTGTGTTAGCTGGATGTGCCTATTTATACACGCAAACAACACCGGCGATTTAATCGCAATTAATCACGCACTCAACGAAAACCTGCTCGACATCGCCACGCTATGGCTATTTCTAATGTCCACCATGACATTTGTAGCCTACCTAAATGCGCGCGGCCTCATTAGCGGGCTAGTACTTCGGGTTCTACCCAATTCCACATCGCTACGCAGCCTTACAATTTTTATAACGGTGTTCTCGTTAGTGTTATCCATGCTGTGCGACAACATTACCGCCACACTCGTATCTATAGCCGTTGTACAAAGCTTTAAACTTACCACTAGAGAAAAAGTGCGGCTTTGCGTGCTCTCGGTATACGCCGTTAATTCTGGTGGCGTTATCCTAATAACCGGCGATGTCACCACACTTATGATATTCAGCAACGGTCACGTGAGTATTTCCGAACTATTAACTTTAATTGTTCCCAGCTTGTGCGGGGTATTTGCTTTGATGGTAATGTTTCTCCTCCATCCAAATAAAGCCGTGGAAGCAGACACAAAAATACAACCTATACGCAAACTCGATATTGCTATAGCCGTACTCTTTTTCGGTACCATCACCGCAACTATGGGGCTCAGCCTATTCTACTCAGTGCCACCCGTACTCACATTCTTAACCGGCTTGTCCATGCTGTTTATGCTCGGCGGTGTAGCAAACCACTTTGATAGCGAAATCCATCTAATGGAATACATTCGCAAAATTCAGTTCGATACGCTGCTATTTTTCTTAGGTATTTTACTGATTGTGGGCGCGCTAAAAGAAGTTGGTATATTAACATGGCTAACAAAAATCTATTTATCGATGAACCCCAATATTTCCAGCGCACTAATGGGCGGCCTATCGTCACTGCTAGACAACGTACCGCTCACCGCAGCACTGCTGAAAGCAGAACCTATTCTTACCACCAAACAATGGCTGTCACTGGTATATGCGGTGGGAGTTGGGGGTTCTATCTTAGTGATTGGTTCGGCAGCTGGCATAGTGGCTATGAGTAAAGTTAAAGAGATTACTTTTTTCAGCTATCTACGCTACGCGCCCCACCTTATACTGGCGTATCTAGTGGGCTATGGAGTCACACTTCTTTAA
- a CDS encoding HAD-IA family hydrolase: MLYIFDWDGTISDSAAKIVRCMRSATDAVGLGEKSDDAIKNIIGLGLPEAIRSLYPSITAQQLDDVRTGYSAFFVDADSTPSPFFKGAMETMQALANDGHTLTVATGKSRRGLDRVLKKLDLDKFFHGSRCADETASKPNPQMLLELLNEFNCDVNNAVMIGDTEYDMAMAEAIDMPRIAVSFGAHHIDRLKPYSPVMCIDDFSRILEWQGN, encoded by the coding sequence GTGCTGTATATTTTTGATTGGGATGGAACAATTAGCGATTCTGCTGCGAAAATTGTCCGTTGTATGCGGTCGGCGACTGACGCCGTTGGTTTGGGCGAGAAAAGTGATGATGCCATAAAGAACATAATAGGGTTAGGTTTGCCGGAAGCCATTCGTTCGCTGTACCCGAGCATTACCGCACAGCAATTGGACGATGTTAGAACGGGTTATTCGGCTTTTTTTGTGGATGCCGACAGTACGCCTTCACCTTTTTTTAAGGGGGCGATGGAGACGATGCAGGCGCTTGCTAATGACGGCCATACTCTAACTGTGGCGACAGGTAAGAGTCGCCGAGGGTTGGATAGAGTACTAAAAAAATTGGACTTGGATAAATTCTTTCATGGTAGTCGTTGTGCTGACGAAACCGCCTCAAAACCCAACCCCCAAATGTTGTTGGAACTATTGAATGAATTCAACTGTGATGTAAATAATGCGGTGATGATAGGCGATACAGAATACGATATGGCGATGGCTGAAGCGATTGATATGCCGCGTATAGCGGTAAGTTTTGGTGCTCATCATATTGACCGTTTGAAACCTTATAGCCCGGTGATGTGTATCGATGATTTTTCTCGTATTTTGGAGTGGCAAGGCAATTGA
- the rne gene encoding ribonuclease E, with translation MKRMLINATQPEELRVALVDGQWLYDLDIENRHREQKKANIYKGKITRIEPSLEAAFVEYDGGRNGFLPLKEISREYFTKQPRDIEGRIRIKDVLKEGMEVIVQVDKEERGNKGAALTTFISIAGRYLVLMPNNPRAGGISRRIDGDDRSELKDALSQIDIPEGMGIIVRTAGVGRSAEELQWDMGYLTQLWGNIKKAADESKAPEFLFQESNVIIRAIRDYLRPDIGEVIVDNKEAFDLATTFVQQVMPNYRSKVKMYEEPVPLFNRFQIEGQIETAFEREVKLPSGGSIVIDVTEALISIDINSSRATKGGDIEETAVQTNLEAADEIARQLRLRDMGGLVVIDFIDMQPVRNQRAVETRMREALNMDRARVQVGRISRFGLLEMSRQRLRPSLGETTSKVCPRCSGQGTIRGTKNIALSILRLVEEEAQKERSAVIRAIVPVSVATYLLNEKRTTISDIEQRHETRVTILPNTEMVTPHYDVQRLRDDDTTTDSISYQVDLGNEENAEPVESKAIPVSMPKPAVQLAVPTQPAPTPAQKAKPAEPGLISKILKTLKELFASEPKPSTETNKGKPRTHQKRGNANRNRNRRNTRGDRDSRGDRDNRGDRDSRGDRDNRGDRDNKRDNENRDANRNQRDGARRDQQNRNRRNTRSDEDINKPATQETKPQAKADDDKTNGADRPNKRPSNRRGRPQQRQRGPLPEVEAGLTQPPEIDELEAVSTPAATETASTEERSANSEGNTRPRRSRNRNRNRNRRDENNTTQAQTQEGTDQSNSAPAEQLTPDTTVTEKAEAPATPVVAAVTQENSTAKDNTAQAQSEQAREETPTAEAQDTSAVVPPAPAVIAVEPETKIESSPVEENAEHEKPQLAAEEPKAAIEETVGVEAAPEESVPQAKEETQSAEEPPKASPAKADTPAPSQPRSFSRSSNDPRYAPKPVQNTLVTNVSASAQMGRPLDTSAPAKVQSKPRDLARPTNDPRQSRNTLESE, from the coding sequence ATGAAAAGAATGCTAATCAATGCTACTCAGCCTGAAGAGCTGCGCGTAGCGTTAGTGGATGGCCAATGGTTATACGATCTGGATATCGAAAATCGACATAGAGAACAGAAAAAAGCCAATATTTACAAAGGCAAAATCACTCGAATCGAACCATCTTTAGAAGCGGCTTTTGTTGAATACGACGGCGGCCGTAACGGATTTCTTCCTTTAAAAGAGATATCCCGCGAATACTTTACGAAACAGCCACGCGATATCGAAGGCCGCATCCGCATTAAAGATGTGCTTAAAGAAGGCATGGAAGTTATCGTTCAGGTCGATAAAGAAGAGCGCGGCAATAAAGGTGCAGCACTCACCACCTTCATAAGCATAGCGGGCCGATACTTGGTTCTTATGCCAAACAACCCGCGCGCTGGCGGTATTTCTCGCCGTATTGATGGCGATGATCGCTCCGAGCTCAAAGACGCGCTCAGCCAAATCGACATCCCAGAAGGCATGGGCATCATCGTGCGTACTGCCGGTGTTGGTCGCTCTGCTGAAGAACTGCAATGGGATATGGGCTACCTCACACAGCTTTGGGGCAACATTAAAAAAGCCGCTGACGAATCCAAAGCACCAGAATTTCTATTTCAAGAAAGCAACGTCATTATTCGCGCTATTCGTGATTATCTGCGCCCAGATATCGGCGAAGTAATCGTCGACAACAAAGAAGCCTTTGATCTAGCAACCACGTTTGTACAGCAAGTAATGCCGAATTACCGTAGCAAGGTAAAGATGTATGAAGAGCCTGTACCGCTTTTTAATCGTTTTCAGATAGAAGGCCAAATTGAAACAGCGTTTGAACGTGAAGTTAAACTTCCTTCTGGCGGCTCAATTGTTATTGATGTTACAGAAGCTTTAATTAGTATCGACATCAACTCCTCTCGGGCAACCAAGGGTGGCGATATTGAAGAAACCGCCGTGCAAACAAACCTAGAAGCCGCCGATGAAATTGCTCGCCAATTACGTTTGCGAGATATGGGTGGCCTCGTCGTTATCGATTTTATCGATATGCAGCCTGTTCGCAACCAGCGCGCAGTAGAAACCCGTATGCGTGAAGCCTTGAATATGGACCGAGCCCGCGTACAAGTAGGCAGAATTTCCCGTTTTGGCTTACTCGAGATGTCTCGACAGCGTTTACGCCCTTCACTCGGTGAAACAACGTCAAAAGTATGCCCTCGTTGTAGTGGGCAAGGTACCATCCGTGGCACCAAAAACATCGCTCTCTCCATACTACGCTTAGTAGAAGAAGAGGCCCAGAAAGAACGCAGCGCCGTTATTCGTGCGATCGTACCGGTAAGTGTTGCCACCTACCTACTCAACGAAAAACGTACAACGATCTCGGACATTGAACAACGACACGAAACGCGCGTCACCATTTTGCCTAACACCGAAATGGTAACACCGCATTACGACGTACAGCGCTTACGCGATGATGACACCACCACTGACAGCATCAGCTATCAGGTAGATCTCGGCAACGAAGAAAATGCCGAACCTGTCGAATCCAAAGCCATCCCTGTGAGCATGCCAAAGCCTGCCGTTCAGCTCGCGGTACCTACTCAACCGGCACCAACACCTGCCCAGAAAGCAAAACCAGCAGAACCAGGGCTCATTAGCAAGATACTTAAAACCTTAAAAGAGCTCTTTGCCAGCGAACCAAAGCCAAGCACTGAAACAAACAAAGGCAAACCTCGCACCCACCAGAAACGTGGAAACGCTAATCGCAACCGCAATCGTCGAAACACTCGTGGCGATAGAGACAGCCGTGGCGACCGAGATAATCGTGGTGATAGAGACAGCCGTGGCGACCGAGATAATCGTGGTGATAGAGACAATAAACGCGACAACGAAAATCGCGACGCCAACCGCAATCAGCGCGACGGCGCACGACGCGATCAACAAAATCGCAATCGCCGCAACACTCGCAGCGATGAAGATATCAACAAGCCCGCTACACAAGAAACAAAACCACAAGCAAAAGCGGATGACGATAAAACCAATGGTGCTGACCGCCCCAACAAGCGACCTTCCAACCGTCGCGGTCGCCCTCAGCAACGCCAGCGCGGGCCATTACCTGAAGTAGAAGCAGGTTTAACGCAACCACCGGAAATAGACGAGCTAGAGGCTGTAAGCACGCCTGCAGCTACCGAAACAGCATCCACAGAAGAGCGCTCGGCCAACAGCGAAGGTAATACCCGCCCTCGTCGCAGCCGTAATCGAAACCGCAACCGCAACCGCCGTGATGAAAACAACACAACTCAAGCGCAAACACAGGAAGGTACAGACCAATCCAATAGTGCACCTGCCGAACAATTAACCCCCGATACCACAGTAACGGAAAAAGCAGAAGCACCAGCGACACCCGTAGTAGCAGCTGTTACGCAAGAAAACAGCACGGCCAAAGACAACACAGCACAAGCGCAAAGCGAACAGGCTCGTGAAGAGACTCCCACTGCAGAAGCTCAAGACACTTCTGCAGTGGTACCTCCAGCTCCAGCTGTCATTGCCGTCGAACCTGAGACCAAGATCGAAAGTTCGCCCGTAGAAGAAAACGCTGAACACGAAAAACCTCAGCTTGCAGCCGAAGAGCCAAAGGCAGCCATAGAAGAAACCGTTGGCGTAGAAGCCGCTCCAGAAGAAAGCGTGCCGCAAGCTAAGGAAGAAACGCAATCTGCAGAGGAACCACCGAAGGCCTCACCCGCGAAAGCCGATACACCGGCACCTTCGCAGCCACGGTCGTTCTCAAGGTCCTCTAACGACCCGCGTTATGCGCCTAAACCCGTACAAAATACCTTAGTGACCAATGTAAGTGCATCTGCACAAATGGGTCGTCCACTCGATACCTCCGCTCCAGCCAAGGTTCAAAGCAAACCGCGTGATTTGGCTCGCCCTACTAACGACCCACGTCAGAGTAGAAACACGCTAGAGTCCGAGTAG
- a CDS encoding putative glycoside hydrolase, with the protein MNLSAVENAAAIVFDLKIDKTPSKAVSVGMDCGYPCRAEFEIGATLRKSPKKKWFSMPIPLNCFKSDDFDLSKISSPLSISTEGKMTLSIANIRIERLPEGEQGCAE; encoded by the coding sequence ATTAATCTTTCGGCCGTAGAAAATGCAGCAGCAATTGTATTTGACCTGAAAATTGATAAAACACCTAGTAAAGCGGTGAGCGTTGGTATGGATTGCGGGTATCCTTGTAGAGCTGAATTTGAGATTGGTGCAACTTTACGGAAATCTCCGAAGAAGAAATGGTTTTCTATGCCTATTCCATTAAATTGTTTTAAGAGCGATGATTTCGACTTGTCAAAGATAAGCTCACCTCTTTCCATCTCAACGGAGGGGAAGATGACCCTAAGCATTGCTAATATACGAATAGAGCGGTTGCCTGAGGGCGAACAGGGGTGTGCTGAATAG
- the rluC gene encoding 23S rRNA pseudouridine(955/2504/2580) synthase RluC translates to MTSNVQLHTITEANEGQRLDNFLLGHLKGVPKSMIYRIIRKGEVRVNKGRAKPERKLVLGDIVRIPPVREAEGKVPVKASSGLRQLLTDSILYEDKALMVVNKPSGLAVHGGSGISLGLIESLRQMVPENSFLELVHRLDRDTSGCVLVAKKRSMLVYLQDLFRGEKKIDKRYMALVKGRWPNRGKVVDAPLQKNELQSGERVVRVSLEGKASKTEFEVVQRFEESTLIEARPITGRTHQIRVHALHKGHPLVGDEKYGDEDFNRQMKSAGSKRLFLHAASLSFPLPEGAGRLQVKAPLPSELQTVLNNLE, encoded by the coding sequence ATGACCTCTAACGTTCAGTTGCACACCATTACCGAAGCCAACGAGGGCCAGAGATTGGATAACTTTCTCCTTGGCCACTTGAAGGGCGTGCCTAAATCGATGATTTATCGGATTATTCGCAAGGGTGAGGTACGGGTTAATAAAGGCAGGGCAAAACCGGAACGAAAGTTGGTTTTAGGTGATATCGTTCGAATTCCGCCGGTTCGGGAAGCGGAGGGTAAGGTGCCCGTTAAGGCGAGTAGTGGGCTACGGCAACTATTAACCGATTCTATTCTTTATGAGGATAAGGCGTTGATGGTCGTTAATAAACCGTCGGGCCTTGCCGTGCATGGTGGTAGCGGCATTAGCCTGGGCTTGATCGAGTCTTTGAGGCAAATGGTGCCTGAGAATAGTTTTTTGGAGTTGGTGCATCGTTTAGACCGAGATACCTCAGGATGTGTACTGGTGGCAAAGAAACGCTCCATGCTGGTGTATTTACAAGACCTCTTTCGGGGCGAAAAGAAGATAGATAAGCGTTATATGGCGCTCGTAAAGGGGCGTTGGCCGAATAGAGGAAAGGTGGTTGATGCACCCTTGCAAAAAAATGAGCTGCAAAGTGGTGAGCGAGTAGTAAGGGTGAGCTTGGAAGGGAAGGCGTCTAAAACGGAGTTCGAGGTTGTCCAGCGTTTTGAAGAGTCAACATTGATAGAAGCAAGGCCCATTACCGGACGTACTCATCAGATTCGTGTGCATGCATTACACAAGGGGCACCCACTCGTTGGGGATGAAAAATACGGGGATGAAGATTTTAACCGGCAAATGAAATCGGCTGGGAGTAAGCGTCTATTTTTGCACGCTGCGTCCCTATCGTTTCCATTGCCTGAAGGCGCTGGCCGTTTACAGGTGAAAGCGCCGCTACCTTCAGAGTTGCAAACTGTACTTAATAATTTGGAGTAG